A genomic region of Nitrospirota bacterium contains the following coding sequences:
- a CDS encoding ribbon-helix-helix domain-containing protein, whose product MTTKVLTAHVPLPLAKKVDQMAARLERSRGWIVKQALSAWIAQEEERRQLTLDALADVDAGHVIDHQAVQAWADSLDTKQPLPAPR is encoded by the coding sequence ATGACGACTAAGGTGTTAACCGCTCATGTGCCGTTGCCGCTGGCGAAGAAAGTCGATCAGATGGCCGCTCGCCTCGAGCGCTCACGGGGCTGGATTGTGAAGCAGGCGTTATCCGCGTGGATTGCGCAGGAAGAAGAACGGCGGCAGCTGACGTTAGACGCCCTGGCGGACGTCGACGCCGGCCACGTCATCGACCACCAGGCCGTTCAAGCCTGGGCGGATAGCCTCGACACGAAGCAGCCGCTGCCCGCGCCGCGGTGA